In Pseudomonas coleopterorum, one genomic interval encodes:
- the trbC gene encoding F-type conjugative transfer protein TrbC, with translation MQPNNYAVDRARINRRVYHSALTAWMMGPGSLALGMLAAVVGGFVYPVSLWLSFPVLMFWAPVLLFADWQMPMRMPTDMGVLDPSTRRQVPGKLWGFVPIAVARTTMDKAAGILYMGYLRGQDAGRELWLSMDDMCRHILMFGTTGAGKTEALLGYVLGQLGYGKGLIYTDAKAQNDVPTAIASLARYYGREDDLRHMNFINGGRSRAQELLDDDKSRPETNTINAFGIAQESYITNLMDSMLPPAGSDTSWQDKAKAMIQALVFSLVYKCRREGKVMSQRTIQEHMPLRAIAKLYIQSVEEEWHEEARLPIENYLNMLAGFDLTKVDSPSEWAAESVNQHGYLIQQFSRMLSMFNDMYGHVFALDAGDIDLKDTIHNDRILMVLIPALELSSSEASTLGRLYVSQTAMILSQDLGEKIEGKAEDILVVRKYKDRFPFLWINDEVGAVYTEKLGELATQVRSLGISLLLAGQEAQRLKSAAGDKIWTLIANMGTRITGKIMDPKDTLEILQLMAGKEMVSEVSGMVRQPGTFGSSWEDSDSLSLREHNKVSVEEVQKLQEGENITLFKGEVIRGSSLYIPDVDKLSKEAIRINRFIEVAPPSLDELLATAPEKVRRSYPRVGKIQQILFHLKTEPGRADLQNLVLIDPALATLNELEEEWQHIWRRTPGAAVRSTLLWHTALGKIPTRGRGYRSQVDEAQSLTVGLTRLETYGGQHVQAVKHEEKQHGHHH, from the coding sequence ATGCAGCCCAATAACTATGCTGTGGACCGCGCACGCATCAACCGGCGTGTCTATCACTCAGCTCTGACGGCCTGGATGATGGGGCCAGGCAGTTTGGCCTTGGGCATGCTTGCCGCCGTCGTGGGTGGATTTGTCTACCCCGTCAGTCTCTGGCTCAGCTTCCCCGTGCTGATGTTCTGGGCGCCGGTGCTACTGTTTGCTGACTGGCAGATGCCCATGCGCATGCCCACGGACATGGGCGTGCTCGATCCGTCGACCAGGCGCCAGGTGCCTGGAAAGCTCTGGGGTTTTGTGCCGATCGCCGTCGCACGCACGACGATGGATAAAGCCGCGGGCATTTTGTACATGGGCTATCTGCGTGGGCAGGATGCAGGCCGCGAGCTGTGGCTGAGCATGGACGATATGTGCCGGCACATCCTGATGTTCGGCACCACCGGCGCGGGTAAGACCGAAGCGCTTCTAGGGTACGTCCTGGGCCAGCTCGGTTATGGCAAGGGTTTGATCTATACGGACGCCAAAGCCCAGAACGACGTGCCAACGGCCATTGCCTCCCTGGCCCGCTACTACGGCCGGGAAGACGATCTGCGGCACATGAACTTCATCAATGGCGGTCGCTCCCGTGCCCAGGAGCTGCTGGATGATGACAAGAGCCGTCCCGAGACCAACACCATTAACGCCTTTGGTATCGCCCAGGAGTCCTACATCACCAACCTGATGGACTCGATGCTGCCGCCTGCAGGTAGCGATACCAGCTGGCAGGACAAGGCCAAGGCGATGATACAAGCCTTGGTCTTTTCTCTGGTCTATAAGTGCCGCCGCGAAGGCAAGGTCATGTCGCAGCGCACGATTCAGGAACACATGCCTCTGCGCGCCATTGCCAAGCTTTACATCCAATCGGTAGAAGAGGAATGGCACGAAGAAGCCCGGTTACCCATCGAGAACTACCTGAACATGCTGGCAGGTTTCGATCTGACCAAGGTGGATTCGCCTTCTGAATGGGCTGCTGAAAGCGTGAATCAGCACGGCTACCTGATCCAGCAATTCAGCCGCATGCTGTCGATGTTCAACGACATGTACGGGCATGTGTTCGCGCTCGATGCCGGCGACATCGACCTCAAGGACACGATCCACAACGATCGCATCCTCATGGTGCTGATCCCGGCGCTGGAATTGTCGTCCAGCGAGGCTTCAACGTTGGGCCGGCTGTATGTGTCGCAGACGGCCATGATCCTCAGCCAGGATCTGGGTGAGAAAATCGAAGGCAAGGCCGAAGACATCCTGGTGGTGCGCAAGTACAAGGACCGCTTCCCGTTCCTTTGGATCAACGACGAGGTGGGGGCCGTCTACACCGAAAAGCTGGGTGAGCTGGCTACGCAGGTGCGCTCACTGGGCATCAGCCTGCTACTCGCCGGCCAGGAAGCGCAGCGCTTGAAGTCCGCCGCCGGCGACAAGATCTGGACGCTGATTGCCAACATGGGCACGCGCATCACCGGCAAAATCATGGATCCCAAGGACACCTTGGAGATCCTGCAGCTGATGGCCGGCAAGGAAATGGTCTCCGAGGTCAGTGGCATGGTGCGGCAGCCGGGTACGTTTGGCAGCAGCTGGGAGGACTCGGATTCGTTGAGCCTGCGTGAGCACAACAAGGTCAGCGTCGAGGAGGTGCAGAAGCTGCAGGAAGGCGAAAACATCACCCTGTTCAAAGGCGAGGTGATCCGTGGCAGCTCGCTGTACATCCCCGACGTGGATAAGCTGTCCAAGGAGGCCATCCGTATCAACCGCTTCATCGAGGTGGCCCCGCCGTCCCTGGACGAGCTGCTGGCCACCGCACCTGAGAAGGTCCGCCGCAGCTACCCGCGCGTAGGGAAGATCCAGCAGATCCTCTTTCATCTCAAGACCGAGCCAGGCCGCGCTGACCTGCAGAACCTGGTGCTGATCGATCCGGCGCTGGCCACGCTGAACGAGCTGGAAGAAGAGTGGCAGCACATCTGGCGTCGCACACCTGGCGCAGCCGTGCGTAGCACCCTGCTCTGGCATACGGCGCTGGGCAAGATACCGACCAGGGGCCGAGGCTATCGATCGCAGGTCGATGAAGCACAATCACTGACCGTGGGCCTCACACGCCTTGAAACGTATGGCGGGCAGCATGTGCAGGCGGTCAAGCATGAAGAGAAACAGCATGGGCATCACCACTGA